A genomic segment from Desulfonatronum thioautotrophicum encodes:
- a CDS encoding restriction endonuclease, which translates to MDEKKYFVRTPIFPVYEKVCILLNIWNGTHKKHLLAMIKDIWEQSGTPQNPVDWSNPDEWIDERLTGKSQDLAKAIWEKSNKIVNPRHTYGCYLFINNHSLMEVSTESRYVISEKGRLFLEKDPSLLRRIDEEEGLPKLLSILSVHSPAKRGDILGEWSEFLTEHSRFQSASTFKDTLRRRLVNLIDRGYVKREGNTYIITNEGIDYSQDTESSAPEKPHKELLNAVRNYNEVQLTLLRDELGKMDPYKFESLVKDLLEAMDYEDVEVTKQSGDKGIDVVANFQFGITQIKEVVQVKRQQGTITRPILDQVRGSLPYYQAIRGTIITLGRFAKNCEDAAIYPGAAPITLIDGDKLVELLLKHGVGLKKKQVTLVEVDESYFESKGEDCEIESC; encoded by the coding sequence ATGGATGAAAAGAAATATTTTGTCAGAACACCAATTTTTCCTGTGTATGAAAAAGTCTGTATATTGCTTAACATTTGGAACGGTACACATAAAAAGCATCTTTTAGCAATGATAAAAGATATCTGGGAACAATCAGGTACGCCGCAGAATCCAGTCGATTGGAGTAATCCTGACGAGTGGATAGATGAACGTCTTACTGGTAAATCCCAAGATTTAGCGAAAGCAATATGGGAAAAAAGCAATAAGATTGTTAACCCTCGCCATACGTATGGTTGCTATCTTTTTATAAATAACCACTCTTTAATGGAAGTAAGCACTGAAAGTCGATATGTGATTAGTGAAAAAGGTCGCCTATTTCTCGAAAAAGACCCATCTTTATTGAGAAGAATTGACGAAGAAGAAGGGCTTCCAAAGCTTTTAAGCATTCTTTCTGTGCATTCTCCAGCTAAACGCGGTGACATCCTTGGAGAATGGAGCGAATTTCTTACAGAACATTCAAGGTTTCAGTCAGCATCCACTTTCAAGGATACCCTTCGCAGAAGACTCGTTAACCTTATTGATAGGGGATATGTTAAAAGAGAAGGTAATACATATATCATCACAAATGAAGGGATTGATTATTCTCAAGATACAGAAAGCAGTGCTCCAGAGAAACCTCATAAGGAACTATTGAACGCTGTACGGAATTACAATGAAGTCCAGCTAACGCTACTCAGGGATGAGTTGGGCAAGATGGACCCGTACAAATTCGAAAGTCTAGTCAAAGATTTACTTGAGGCAATGGACTATGAAGACGTTGAAGTTACAAAACAAAGCGGAGATAAGGGCATAGATGTAGTCGCTAACTTCCAGTTTGGAATCACACAGATCAAGGAAGTTGTTCAGGTAAAGAGACAGCAAGGGACCATCACTCGTCCAATTTTAGATCAAGTCCGAGGATCGCTGCCTTATTACCAAGCAATAAGAGGGACAATCATTACATTAGGCCGATTCGCTAAAAATTGCGAAGATGCAGCAATATATCCAGGTGCTGCACCGATCACTTTGATAGATGGAGATAAGTTAGTCGAATTGCTCTTGAAGCATGGTGTCGGGTTAAAGAAAAAACAGGTAACGCTTGTCGAGGTTGATGAAAGTTACTTTGAATCGAAAGGTGAAGATTGCGAAATTGAGAGCTGTTGA
- a CDS encoding MucR family transcriptional regulator, giving the protein MIQKYYLFLMLTIKISPSFSYWHKPLSNLYEGGLTIHFFDDDEKSTVGSSYKLEITFECLPIPESIPAVPIDKVDSDLLVRTLKKVKVYPLGDFRRGLDGTSFYLAIEQGPTKAEFTWWSKLPKQWQMFRAIFTEMSFLLHKTFPSYNFQLLPESEVDPEGAINERYIVCLECGSNFRSLTEKHVASHFLTLDEYREKWGYDKDTCLAAKHTSKPNN; this is encoded by the coding sequence TTGATTCAAAAATATTATTTATTCCTAATGTTGACCATTAAAATTTCGCCTTCTTTTTCGTATTGGCACAAGCCTTTAAGCAACCTCTATGAAGGTGGTTTAACAATTCATTTTTTTGATGATGATGAAAAATCAACAGTAGGTTCATCATATAAATTGGAAATCACTTTTGAATGCCTTCCTATACCAGAATCAATACCAGCAGTTCCGATAGATAAAGTTGATTCAGATCTTCTTGTTAGAACACTAAAGAAAGTTAAAGTATATCCTCTTGGAGACTTCCGGAGAGGTTTAGACGGAACATCATTTTACCTAGCTATCGAGCAAGGGCCTACAAAGGCGGAATTCACTTGGTGGTCTAAATTGCCAAAGCAGTGGCAAATGTTCCGGGCAATTTTCACTGAGATGTCATTTTTATTGCACAAGACATTTCCAAGCTACAATTTTCAATTACTACCAGAAAGCGAAGTTGACCCTGAAGGTGCTATAAATGAGAGATATATCGTCTGTTTGGAGTGTGGATCAAATTTCAGAAGCCTCACAGAAAAGCATGTTGCATCTCATTTCTTGACCTTAGATGAATACCGTGAAAAGTGGGGATATGATAAAGATACATGTTTAGCTGCAAAACACACTTCTAAACCCAATAATTAA
- a CDS encoding Y-family DNA polymerase, whose amino-acid sequence MPPSTIFALLDCNNFYASCERAFNPKLRGKPIVVLSNNDGCVIARSNEAKALNIPMGAPAFKFQPLFKKHSVHVFSSNFVLYGDMSRRVMDTAARFTPDMEIYSIDEAFLRLDRMHDHPLDLAREIRATVLQWTGIPVSIGIGPTKTLAKIANRVAKKSPEHGGTFSLVDYPDQVRILAGIEIEDVWGIGSRYSKKLREFGIRNALQFSKLDKDWVKKRMTVNGMHTLLELQGIPCIPLDQTVATPKSIVCSRTFAKAVTDNEQLEQIVCGYAARVGERLRGQKCVAGQLQVFLLTDRFRLDRPQYSNAATVSLALPSSHTPDLIRAAQRVLEQIFRSGYEYRKAGVMVFGIEKEQGRRLNLFEPSPKDRARSKALMEVMDKVNAKWGAMTMRVGAEGTGQRWVMRQAHLSPRYTTDWKELPRVL is encoded by the coding sequence ATGCCGCCCTCGACGATCTTTGCCCTACTGGACTGCAACAATTTCTACGCTTCCTGCGAGCGAGCGTTCAACCCGAAGCTGCGGGGCAAACCCATTGTCGTTCTGTCCAACAACGACGGCTGCGTGATTGCCCGCTCCAACGAGGCCAAAGCTCTGAACATTCCCATGGGCGCGCCGGCGTTCAAATTCCAGCCGCTGTTCAAAAAGCACAGCGTTCACGTTTTTTCCTCCAACTTCGTTTTGTATGGCGACATGTCCCGTCGCGTGATGGATACAGCCGCCCGGTTCACTCCGGATATGGAGATCTACTCCATCGACGAGGCTTTTCTGCGTCTGGATCGAATGCATGACCATCCCTTGGACCTGGCTCGCGAGATCAGGGCCACGGTCCTCCAGTGGACGGGCATTCCCGTCTCCATCGGCATCGGCCCGACCAAGACCCTTGCCAAGATTGCCAACCGGGTGGCCAAAAAAAGTCCAGAGCACGGCGGGACCTTCAGTCTTGTGGATTATCCAGACCAGGTCCGGATTCTGGCCGGAATCGAGATCGAGGACGTTTGGGGCATCGGCAGTCGGTACAGCAAGAAGCTGCGCGAGTTCGGGATTCGCAATGCTTTGCAATTCAGCAAGCTGGACAAAGATTGGGTGAAGAAGCGGATGACCGTCAACGGCATGCATACCCTGCTGGAGCTTCAGGGCATCCCGTGCATTCCGCTGGATCAGACCGTGGCAACACCCAAGAGCATCGTCTGTTCACGGACCTTCGCAAAGGCGGTCACGGACAATGAACAGCTTGAGCAGATCGTTTGTGGCTATGCAGCCAGGGTCGGGGAAAGATTGCGCGGGCAGAAGTGCGTGGCTGGGCAACTTCAGGTTTTTTTACTCACGGACCGTTTTCGCCTGGACAGACCGCAGTATAGCAACGCGGCCACCGTCTCCCTGGCCCTTCCCTCAAGCCATACGCCGGACCTGATCCGGGCGGCCCAGAGAGTTCTGGAGCAGATATTCAGGTCAGGCTACGAGTACCGCAAGGCCGGGGTGATGGTCTTCGGAATCGAGAAGGAGCAAGGCCGCAGGCTGAACCTGTTCGAGCCGTCGCCAAAAGACAGGGCTCGGAGCAAGGCCCTGATGGAGGTCATGGACAAGGTCAATGCCAAGTGGGGAGCGATGACCATGCGGGTTGGCGCTGAAGGCACGGGCCAGCGCTGGGTGATGCGGCAAGCGCATTTGAGCCCAAGATACACGACGGATTGGAAGGAGTTGCCGAGGGTGTTGTAA
- a CDS encoding SOS response-associated peptidase produces the protein MCGRFVLWITLSLADHYDLADSDISIPASYNIAPGQDIVAVVGQSTGRKLVRFQWGFIPSWTKDVIKSPRSINARSETVWEKPSFRSAIRSRRCLIPANGFLEWKKSGARKQPFLVRFENLELFSMVGIWESWKNPKTSEIIDSCAILTTSANEVVATIHDRMPVIIKPEDYSTWLSPESRREQIDVMLQPYADTPTHIQPVSTRVNSPKNNDPDCIVPVLLPDENQG, from the coding sequence ATGTGTGGCCGCTTTGTGCTGTGGATAACTCTTTCCCTTGCTGATCATTACGATCTGGCGGATTCGGACATTTCCATTCCGGCGAGCTACAACATCGCTCCTGGCCAGGATATCGTGGCTGTAGTCGGGCAATCAACGGGTAGAAAACTCGTCAGGTTCCAGTGGGGATTTATCCCTTCATGGACGAAAGACGTGATTAAATCGCCGAGAAGCATCAACGCTCGCTCGGAAACCGTTTGGGAGAAGCCCAGTTTTCGATCCGCCATCAGAAGCCGTCGCTGCCTGATCCCGGCCAACGGGTTCCTGGAGTGGAAGAAGTCCGGAGCCAGGAAACAACCGTTTCTGGTTCGCTTTGAAAACCTGGAACTGTTCTCCATGGTCGGTATCTGGGAGTCCTGGAAGAACCCGAAGACGAGTGAAATCATCGATTCCTGCGCCATCTTGACCACCAGCGCCAATGAGGTCGTGGCGACCATCCACGACCGGATGCCGGTGATCATCAAACCCGAGGATTATTCGACATGGCTATCGCCTGAGAGCCGCCGGGAACAGATTGACGTCATGCTTCAGCCTTACGCTGATACACCAACCCATATTCAACCGGTGAGTACCAGGGTCAACAGCCCGAAAAACAACGATCCGGATTGCATCGTCCCGGTCCTGCTGCCGGACGAAAACCAAGGTTGA
- a CDS encoding ribonuclease H-like domain-containing protein, which produces MTRKYLSFDIETAKILPQQTRDIHAFRPLGITCAAAVAQDQENPYLFYSKTASGAYAPRMTPEDMGRMIDFLLEQMAAGYTVLTHNGLGFDFDILAEETGRIVDCSAIALDHVDTMFHFFCCKGFAVSLNAAATALGIAKTEEAGGAIAPVLWLQGEHDRVLRYVANDCRMTLEIAVTSERKGRLKWVTKKGVTSELLLRDGWFKVKDAMKLGLPDISWLDNPWPREKFTGWLMNEP; this is translated from the coding sequence ATGACTCGAAAATACTTATCCTTTGACATTGAAACGGCCAAAATCCTGCCTCAACAGACGCGAGACATCCATGCATTCCGGCCCTTGGGCATCACCTGTGCGGCGGCGGTTGCCCAGGATCAGGAGAACCCGTATCTATTCTACTCCAAAACTGCCTCCGGCGCGTATGCCCCTCGGATGACTCCCGAAGATATGGGACGGATGATCGACTTTTTGCTGGAACAGATGGCTGCCGGGTACACGGTTCTGACGCACAACGGCCTTGGTTTCGACTTCGATATTTTGGCCGAGGAAACGGGCCGTATTGTCGATTGCAGCGCCATTGCCCTGGATCATGTGGACACCATGTTCCACTTCTTTTGTTGCAAAGGCTTCGCCGTATCGCTCAATGCCGCTGCCACGGCTTTGGGTATTGCCAAAACTGAGGAAGCAGGCGGGGCGATCGCTCCCGTATTGTGGCTGCAAGGCGAACACGATCGCGTGTTGCGGTATGTGGCTAATGACTGCCGAATGACCCTGGAAATCGCGGTGACCAGCGAACGAAAAGGCCGACTGAAATGGGTCACGAAAAAGGGCGTAACAAGCGAGCTTCTCCTAAGAGACGGCTGGTTTAAGGTCAAGGACGCGATGAAGCTCGGTCTGCCGGACATATCCTGGCTGGACAACCCTTGGCCCAGAGAAAAGTTCACGGGATGGCTTATGAACGAGCCATGA
- a CDS encoding Hsp20/alpha crystallin family protein, producing the protein MNISKLNPWNWFKKEEQEKSVPVQHAPTMQTGSPRDRIHSEVDRLFDTMVRGYPRWDMLRDLPEHSTGLEGVLKPQLDVSGSDNQYQISVELPGVDEKDLNIELRDDSLIIRGEKRHEHEDKGKGYYRMERSYGSFQRVLSLPDDCAKDDIKASFKQGVLKIAIPRQKTLPASARQIEISSD; encoded by the coding sequence ATGAATATTTCGAAACTGAATCCCTGGAACTGGTTCAAAAAGGAAGAGCAGGAAAAATCCGTGCCCGTGCAGCACGCTCCGACCATGCAGACAGGGTCGCCTCGGGATCGTATTCATTCGGAAGTCGACAGGCTTTTCGATACAATGGTCCGTGGCTACCCACGATGGGACATGTTACGCGATCTTCCCGAACATTCAACCGGCCTGGAAGGGGTCCTTAAACCGCAGCTGGATGTCAGCGGATCAGACAATCAGTACCAGATTTCCGTTGAGCTGCCCGGAGTGGACGAAAAAGACCTGAACATCGAGCTGCGGGACGACAGCCTGATCATACGCGGAGAAAAGCGTCACGAGCATGAAGACAAGGGCAAGGGCTACTACCGCATGGAGCGCAGTTACGGGAGTTTCCAGAGAGTATTGTCACTTCCGGATGACTGCGCCAAGGACGACATCAAGGCCTCATTCAAGCAAGGCGTTCTGAAAATCGCCATACCACGCCAAAAGACTCTGCCAGCCAGTGCCAGGCAGATTGAAATCAGTTCTGACTGA
- a CDS encoding nucleoside hydrolase, giving the protein MFPNSHQVIRPGEPIIFIGGGTIEDYTAAALLFTMEDIDYRGNITTNADCIYNFAMQNQWKLQAYLGVPDYPITLSEARAWNPFPMEYRKDSIKVHQLPLLDEHPENPDWPSGYVHGETFLKDQLHAAIADKVPLTLLITNPLTPLTTVLQKDPELAQGIKRVIWMGGAVHAPGNLDPDTIPAEIANPKAEWNVFWDPYAVDWIFQETDLSIILCPLDVTSQAKLTPRFLSMLQSQGQESRYSRIVHSLYSLVEGQPFFEMWNSLAAVYLAKPDLFDPPVSMTFRVETEGFMQGALVQDPEGRRLDVVLNIKDKDAFYEYVLNRLKQN; this is encoded by the coding sequence ATGTTTCCAAATTCGCATCAGGTCATTAGGCCAGGAGAACCGATTATCTTCATCGGAGGCGGCACAATTGAGGATTACACCGCTGCCGCGTTGCTGTTCACGATGGAAGATATTGATTACCGTGGCAACATCACGACCAATGCGGATTGCATCTACAACTTTGCCATGCAGAATCAGTGGAAACTCCAGGCCTATCTCGGGGTACCCGACTATCCCATTACCCTGAGCGAGGCGAGGGCCTGGAACCCTTTTCCGATGGAATACCGGAAGGATTCCATCAAGGTACACCAATTGCCACTTCTTGATGAGCATCCCGAGAATCCGGACTGGCCTTCTGGATATGTCCACGGAGAAACTTTCCTGAAAGACCAACTTCACGCGGCTATTGCAGACAAGGTGCCCCTGACCCTGCTCATTACCAACCCTTTGACCCCACTGACCACCGTGCTTCAGAAAGATCCGGAGTTGGCCCAAGGGATCAAGCGGGTGATCTGGATGGGCGGGGCCGTTCACGCGCCCGGCAATCTGGACCCTGACACCATTCCCGCCGAGATAGCCAATCCCAAAGCCGAATGGAACGTTTTCTGGGACCCATATGCCGTTGATTGGATATTTCAGGAGACAGATCTTTCTATTATACTTTGCCCGCTTGACGTCACGAGCCAGGCCAAGCTGACGCCGCGGTTTCTGTCCATGTTACAGTCACAGGGGCAAGAATCTCGTTATTCGCGAATCGTTCATAGCCTCTACAGCCTCGTGGAAGGCCAGCCATTCTTTGAAATGTGGAACTCCCTTGCCGCTGTCTATCTCGCCAAGCCGGACCTCTTTGACCCGCCAGTCTCGATGACCTTTCGCGTTGAGACCGAGGGATTCATGCAGGGTGCGCTTGTCCAAGACCCTGAGGGCAGGCGGCTTGATGTCGTTTTGAACATCAAGGATAAAGATGCCTTTTACGAGTATGTGCTGAACAGATTGAAACAGAATTGA
- a CDS encoding cold shock domain-containing protein yields the protein MITTTSLTKIGIFYDGNFFFHVSNHYLYDHPRRSRISITGIHQFIVHEVARQEERPVKHCKIVDMHYFRGRVAAYDAQARDLLLKERIFDDILMKEGVITHYLPLSPEGEKGIDVWLALEAFELAIFKKYDVIALIGCDGDYLPLVRKLNTIGARVMVLGCDFEYTDQFGNHRATKTSQALLESATYPILLNQVTDDPDRQDDALVRNLFVNEKYRQIATPAPDLQKGTVVSNQGGYGFIRPDNGGENLFFHYSETGEVDMDDFEVGSRVSFYATSTAKGPSAVKVEILPQSL from the coding sequence ATGATCACCACGACCAGCCTGACCAAGATAGGCATTTTTTATGACGGCAATTTCTTCTTTCATGTCAGCAACCATTACCTTTACGACCATCCACGCCGCTCTCGAATCAGCATAACCGGAATTCACCAGTTCATCGTTCATGAAGTGGCCCGCCAGGAAGAGCGTCCGGTCAAGCATTGCAAGATCGTGGACATGCACTATTTCCGGGGCCGCGTCGCCGCCTATGACGCGCAAGCCCGCGACCTGCTTCTCAAGGAGCGGATCTTCGACGACATCTTGATGAAAGAAGGAGTTATTACCCATTATCTGCCCTTATCCCCAGAAGGGGAAAAAGGCATCGATGTCTGGCTGGCCCTGGAAGCCTTTGAACTTGCCATTTTCAAAAAGTACGACGTAATTGCCCTGATCGGCTGCGATGGCGACTATCTTCCGCTGGTACGAAAGCTGAACACCATCGGTGCTCGAGTCATGGTTCTGGGCTGTGACTTCGAATACACGGATCAGTTCGGAAACCATCGAGCGACCAAGACATCCCAAGCCCTGCTGGAGAGCGCGACGTATCCGATTCTGCTCAACCAGGTCACCGATGACCCGGATCGCCAGGATGATGCGCTGGTCCGCAACCTGTTCGTCAATGAAAAATATCGACAAATTGCCACTCCGGCACCAGACCTGCAAAAGGGCACAGTGGTCTCAAACCAGGGAGGTTACGGATTTATCCGTCCCGACAACGGAGGTGAAAATCTGTTTTTTCATTACAGTGAAACGGGTGAGGTGGACATGGATGATTTTGAGGTCGGCAGCAGGGTATCCTTCTATGCGACAAGTACGGCCAAGGGACCAAGCGCGGTCAAGGTTGAAATCCTTCCACAAAGCTTATGA
- a CDS encoding LexA family protein, with protein sequence MRRNLGQVARLVRRTMLKTPLLLCRLPAGFPSPAEDFLEKRLDLNEYLVRNPPATFLVRVSGQSMKDAGIFDGDMLVVDKSLEPISGSVVVAIVHGEFTVKTLLLRHGKAYLVPANSDFKDIEITSEMDCEVWGVVNSVIRKLV encoded by the coding sequence ATGAGGAGAAATCTTGGCCAAGTAGCCCGTCTGGTACGGCGCACCATGCTGAAAACGCCCTTGCTGCTGTGCCGGCTGCCCGCTGGCTTTCCCTCGCCCGCCGAGGACTTCCTGGAAAAGCGCCTGGATCTGAACGAGTACCTGGTCAGGAACCCGCCAGCCACATTCCTGGTCCGGGTCAGCGGCCAGTCCATGAAAGACGCAGGCATCTTCGACGGGGACATGCTCGTCGTGGACAAGTCCCTGGAACCGATCAGTGGCTCGGTGGTCGTGGCCATCGTCCATGGGGAGTTCACGGTCAAGACCTTATTGCTGCGCCACGGCAAGGCCTACCTCGTCCCGGCCAACAGCGACTTCAAGGACATTGAGATCACCTCGGAGATGGACTGCGAAGTCTGGGGCGTGGTGAACAGCGTGATCCGAAAATTGGTTTGA
- a CDS encoding LexA family transcriptional regulator, with protein sequence MKFDDFFKRASQVAEIGSQKDLANLLGIEPPAITLAKTRGVPKSWALTLANMFGVNLEWLKTGTGPVYQSDRPRTTFIPKVSAKACAGSGSLEVQDNIISEIPFARSWVSEKGRPGSMVVMDVVGDSMSPELESGDSVLIDQSQTEILSNNLYVLGHLDVLQIKRVQARPGLITLYSANQRYQPVTLQGDEIETLRIIGRVLWSSRNYA encoded by the coding sequence ATGAAATTTGACGACTTCTTCAAACGCGCATCCCAGGTAGCCGAGATTGGCAGCCAGAAAGACCTAGCCAACCTGCTGGGCATCGAACCTCCGGCCATTACCTTGGCCAAAACCCGAGGCGTGCCCAAAAGCTGGGCCTTGACCCTGGCCAACATGTTCGGGGTGAATCTGGAATGGCTGAAAACCGGAACCGGGCCGGTCTATCAATCCGACAGACCCAGGACCACGTTCATCCCCAAGGTTTCCGCCAAGGCCTGCGCCGGGTCCGGCTCACTGGAAGTCCAGGACAATATCATTAGCGAGATTCCCTTTGCCCGCTCCTGGGTCAGCGAGAAAGGTCGCCCCGGCAGCATGGTGGTCATGGACGTGGTGGGCGACAGCATGTCTCCCGAATTGGAATCTGGCGACAGCGTACTGATCGACCAGAGCCAGACGGAGATTTTGAGCAACAATCTCTACGTTTTGGGCCACCTAGATGTTTTGCAGATCAAAAGAGTCCAGGCTCGTCCCGGCCTGATCACCCTTTACAGCGCCAACCAGCGCTATCAGCCAGTCACGCTCCAGGGTGACGAAATCGAGACCTTGCGGATCATTGGCCGGGTGCTGTGGAGCAGCCGAAATTACGCGTGA